From one Anaerotruncus rubiinfantis genomic stretch:
- a CDS encoding helix-turn-helix domain-containing protein encodes MNYLKKLRGQRPQRELARTLKIRVPDYSRYETGKANPTPEQMKALCEFHCCKTGALYDREDWDYDLIDPVKPRETRRSGKGTGILKFSVRLTEGLANRIQEQCRTLGMTQAQYLKRCADLMDKELISHEALRPLQE; translated from the coding sequence GTGAACTACCTAAAAAAACTACGCGGACAGCGCCCGCAAAGAGAACTTGCCCGCACCCTGAAAATTCGCGTCCCGGACTACTCCCGATACGAAACCGGCAAAGCGAACCCCACGCCGGAGCAGATGAAAGCCCTGTGTGAATTTCACTGCTGCAAAACCGGAGCGCTCTACGACCGTGAAGATTGGGACTATGACCTTATCGACCCCGTAAAGCCCCGTGAGACGCGCAGAAGCGGGAAGGGCACAGGGATATTAAAATTCTCCGTGCGGCTCACAGAGGGGCTTGCAAACCGCATTCAGGAGCAGTGCAGGACATTGGGAATGACGCAGGCGCAATACCTGAAACGCTGTGCTGACCTGATGGACAAGGAGTTGATCTCACATGAAGCTCTGCGACCATTACAAGAATGA